One Prosthecobacter sp. DNA window includes the following coding sequences:
- a CDS encoding tetratricopeptide repeat protein: protein MSETPAQPSAPDFDSAIQAARVVVEAQREAVKEYPGKAPALVRALQVLGDAQREAGDTDGAEATYLEALEAGAKLELPAEAIANVRTSLATLLDFSGRETESLPYYEEAINNHEALGGENLEVAAQLRNNLAMTYKCLGKFALAEQHYLRALETLENKRGRESESVACVYNNLGSLYYAAGFPDQAKEMFEDGLKIRIKVLGNKHRDVAQSYCNLGTACHELGENAAAQQHFETSLGVLESQLPAEAASYEAIGQDYIAMLDIIGEEGKAAAFQKRLEKTLTTV from the coding sequence ATGTCCGAGACTCCCGCCCAACCTTCAGCGCCCGATTTTGATTCTGCCATCCAAGCCGCCCGCGTGGTGGTGGAGGCGCAGCGTGAAGCCGTGAAGGAGTATCCGGGCAAGGCTCCGGCGCTGGTGCGCGCGCTGCAGGTGCTGGGAGACGCGCAGCGCGAGGCGGGAGACACGGACGGAGCCGAGGCGACGTATCTGGAGGCGCTGGAAGCTGGCGCGAAGCTGGAGCTGCCCGCCGAAGCCATCGCCAATGTGCGCACGAGCCTGGCGACGCTGCTGGACTTCAGCGGACGTGAAACGGAGTCGCTGCCTTACTACGAGGAGGCGATCAACAATCATGAGGCGCTGGGCGGGGAGAATCTCGAAGTCGCCGCGCAACTGCGCAACAATCTGGCGATGACGTACAAGTGTCTGGGCAAGTTTGCGCTGGCGGAGCAGCACTATCTGCGCGCGCTGGAGACGCTGGAGAACAAGCGCGGACGCGAGTCGGAGTCGGTGGCGTGCGTGTACAACAATCTGGGGAGTCTGTATTACGCGGCCGGTTTTCCCGACCAGGCGAAGGAGATGTTTGAGGACGGTCTCAAAATACGCATCAAGGTGCTGGGAAACAAACATCGTGATGTGGCGCAGTCGTACTGCAATCTCGGCACGGCCTGCCATGAACTGGGTGAAAACGCCGCGGCGCAGCAGCATTTCGAAACGAGCCTGGGCGTCCTGGAGTCCCAACTGCCGGCGGAAGCGGCGAGTTACGAGGCCATCGGGCAGGATTACATCGCGATGCTGGATATCATCGGTGAAGAAGGCAAGGCGGCGGCCTTCCAAAAGCGTCTGGAAAAGACGCTGACGACGGTTTGA